A region of Clarias gariepinus isolate MV-2021 ecotype Netherlands chromosome 25, CGAR_prim_01v2, whole genome shotgun sequence DNA encodes the following proteins:
- the LOC128513204 gene encoding G-protein coupled receptor 55 isoform X1 — MAFDVANVRVTMSNNSNCSLDDVDYLMQSLELVIYVPIFVVGIVLNAVALWLFCCVFKKWTESIIYMINLAVMDMLLLLQLPFKMHATNNKWSSNKKHFCSFLESLYFMAMYGSIYIIMCISMDRYLGICHPFRAQYLRSKKSAMIMCLVIWVLVIGATLPVYTFRQEGTDDFHCFHGFSNKGWNMVLILCLELFGFLLPAVVLIFCSIRSISTLRSRDYTNTPEKHAAVRIIYSSLCAFLVPFTPCHIAIFLQYLVRSSIISECATMKKISLFIQLSLSLANITCCLDAIFYYFIAKEVRAGRERIRMSITRIVSVSATDT, encoded by the exons ATGGCATTTGATGTGGCAAATGTTAG AGTCACTATGAGCAACAATAGCAACTGTTCATTGGATGATGTGGACTACCTAATGCAGTCACTGGAACTGGTCATCTACGTGCCAATCTTTGTGGTCGGCATTGTCCTAAATGCAGTGGCACTTTGGTTGTTCTGTtgcgtttttaaaaaatggactgAATCCATCATTTACATGATCAACTTGGCTGTAATGGATATGCTTTTGCTGCTTCAGCTGCCCTTCAAGATGCATGCCACAAATAACAAGTGGTCAtccaacaaaaaacatttctgctcTTTTCTGGAAAGCCTGTACTTCATGGCCATGTATGGGAGCATCTACATCATCATGTGCATATCCATGGACCGCTACCTTGGCATATGCCACCCATTCCGTGCCCAGTACCTACGTTCCAAGAAAAGTGCCATGATTATGTGTTTGGTAATTTGGGTGTTGGTTATTGGAGCTACTCTTCCAGTATATACATTCCGGCAAGAGGGAACTGATGATTTTCACTGCTTTCATGGATTCTCAAATAAGGGATGGAACATGGTGCTTATTCTGTGTCTGGAACTGTTTGGCTTTCTGCTGCCTGCTGTTGTGTTAATATTTTGCTCAATTCGGAGTATCAGTACTCTGCGTTCTCGAGACTACACAAACACTCCTGAGAAACACGCTGCTGTCCGGATCATATACAGCAGCCTATGTGCCTTTCTGGTGCCCTTCACACCGTGCCATATAGCAATCTTTCTCCAATACCTGGTGCGCAGCTCCATCATTTCCGAGTGTGCAACCATGAAAAAGATCTCACTGTTTATACAGTTGTCACTCAGCCTGGCCAACATAACATGCTGCCTGGATGCCATATTCTACTACTTTATAGCCAAAGAGGTACGGGCAGGTAGGGAAAGAATAAGGATGTCCATCACTAGGATTGTAAGTGTGAGTGCCACAGACAcataa
- the LOC128513204 gene encoding G-protein coupled receptor 55 isoform X2, producing the protein MSNNSNCSLDDVDYLMQSLELVIYVPIFVVGIVLNAVALWLFCCVFKKWTESIIYMINLAVMDMLLLLQLPFKMHATNNKWSSNKKHFCSFLESLYFMAMYGSIYIIMCISMDRYLGICHPFRAQYLRSKKSAMIMCLVIWVLVIGATLPVYTFRQEGTDDFHCFHGFSNKGWNMVLILCLELFGFLLPAVVLIFCSIRSISTLRSRDYTNTPEKHAAVRIIYSSLCAFLVPFTPCHIAIFLQYLVRSSIISECATMKKISLFIQLSLSLANITCCLDAIFYYFIAKEVRAGRERIRMSITRIVSVSATDT; encoded by the coding sequence ATGAGCAACAATAGCAACTGTTCATTGGATGATGTGGACTACCTAATGCAGTCACTGGAACTGGTCATCTACGTGCCAATCTTTGTGGTCGGCATTGTCCTAAATGCAGTGGCACTTTGGTTGTTCTGTtgcgtttttaaaaaatggactgAATCCATCATTTACATGATCAACTTGGCTGTAATGGATATGCTTTTGCTGCTTCAGCTGCCCTTCAAGATGCATGCCACAAATAACAAGTGGTCAtccaacaaaaaacatttctgctcTTTTCTGGAAAGCCTGTACTTCATGGCCATGTATGGGAGCATCTACATCATCATGTGCATATCCATGGACCGCTACCTTGGCATATGCCACCCATTCCGTGCCCAGTACCTACGTTCCAAGAAAAGTGCCATGATTATGTGTTTGGTAATTTGGGTGTTGGTTATTGGAGCTACTCTTCCAGTATATACATTCCGGCAAGAGGGAACTGATGATTTTCACTGCTTTCATGGATTCTCAAATAAGGGATGGAACATGGTGCTTATTCTGTGTCTGGAACTGTTTGGCTTTCTGCTGCCTGCTGTTGTGTTAATATTTTGCTCAATTCGGAGTATCAGTACTCTGCGTTCTCGAGACTACACAAACACTCCTGAGAAACACGCTGCTGTCCGGATCATATACAGCAGCCTATGTGCCTTTCTGGTGCCCTTCACACCGTGCCATATAGCAATCTTTCTCCAATACCTGGTGCGCAGCTCCATCATTTCCGAGTGTGCAACCATGAAAAAGATCTCACTGTTTATACAGTTGTCACTCAGCCTGGCCAACATAACATGCTGCCTGGATGCCATATTCTACTACTTTATAGCCAAAGAGGTACGGGCAGGTAGGGAAAGAATAAGGATGTCCATCACTAGGATTGTAAGTGTGAGTGCCACAGACAcataa